The genomic DNA gacctgtgcctgcactctggaagtgctggggctaaagtgggcattcagcctggtggagtggtgccacgGCTGCGCAcgagatctccagtgctcccccacagcccggttcatcctCTGCCTCCCCTAaggaccaggcctcctgtaggcctcctccctccagcaacgccctccagtccggagcccacaacgagggtccccagtccagggccagcaacgagggtccccattccggggcccgcaacgagggtccctAGTACGGGGCCCGcagagagggtccccagtccggggtcggcagTGAGGTTCCccacaccagaggcgccaccaaaggggggtgagccagaggtggagagGGGTCTACGCCCCGCACCATAGCCGCCACCGTGGATAGAATCGCACCCAGACTACCCCCTATAGGTTCAGTTTTGTGGCCGGAAttcgcaccttgggggggggtactatcacgccctgaccttagagagacattGTATTTCTCTATTTGTTTAGGTGagagtgtgatgtggggtgggcattctatgttttgttttctatgtttctttatttctatgttttcgccaggtgtggttctcaatcagggacagctgtctatcattgtctctgattgggaatcatacttaggtagccctttttccctcctttcagtgtgggtagtttaCTTTGTTAGAGGCAGTATAGCTGaagttaagcttcacggttgattcttcctttgttgttttgttggcaacatttaaataaaaggaaaatgtacactcaccaagctgcaccttggtctacttcTTTCATCGGCCGTGACAAAAGCACgatgctctacaaactgagccacacagcaccacaacacACATGAGAGTTGGCAAGAtgccacaaacagatctgagaccaggttcATTACTGATGTCACATCATTGTGTGTTCCAGGAAATATCCTGGTTCTGGTTGATGTGGAAAGTTCCCCTCTGTCTAATTTGAGGAAGTTATGCAAAATGTAACTAAAGCTCTGGTCAGCAGGACATGGTTCTAACTGGTACCAGTGTATCAGAGTCCTGAAGAGAGGAGTTGATTACACATTATGTCTAGATGTCTTTATCATCAAGGAAAAATGTAACTAAAGCTCTGCTCAGCAGGACATGTTTCTAACTGGTACCAGTGTATCAGAGTCCTGAAGAGAGGAGTTGATTACACATTATGTCTACATGTCTTTATCATCAAGGAAAAATGTGTCAAATAAACATTAAAATAATATTAAGTTGAAACTTGAAGAATCACAACTCTAGACCGATACTGTCAATCTGCAACAGGCATTTACTTGATCATCAGAAAATACATCTTCATTAACCAATAAAAAACATGCTGAGACTACATTGGCTATGCAGTATGTAAACTGTGGtctaaatacatttcaattaaagaAAGTTACATTCCAATTAGAAAAACACATTGATActcacagtgctgtgaaaaagtatttgccccctttctgataTTCTCTATTTTTGCAAAATTTTAATACTGAAGTTTattagatcttcaaccaaaacctaaaatTAGATAAAGTGAACCTGAGTTTGCAAAATAACAAACCATATTTATACTTATTTTGtctatttaattaacaaagttatgcaacacccaattcccctgtgtgaaaagtAATTGCCCCTTTACACTCAATAGCTGGTTGTTCCACCTTTAGATCTAATGACTGCAACCAagcacttcctgtagttgttgatcagtctctcacattgcTGTGGAGGacttttggcccactcttccatgcagaactgctgtaactcagcaaagcatcctcaaaccatcacactaccaccaccatgcttgacgaTTGATATGAAGTGTTTTACTGTGGAATTCAGTGTTTGGTTTTCAACAaacataatgggacccatctaGCCCAAAAAGTTGACTAAAGTTTCCGAAAAAGCACCTGAAAGCAACTGGATGATCATCATGTCACTACTTCCGCCGGAGTTGGTCCCTCTCGTTGTTTGGGTGgcgttcggcagtcgacgtcaccgaccttccagccatcgccgatccacttttcattttccattggttttgttttgtcttccatcacacctggttccaattccatcaaatacttgttgtgtatttaaccctctgttccccctcattgtCCTGGTCGGTAATTGTTTCTTGTGGTGCCTATGTACGGTATGCTGGTTTTGACCaggttttgtttgacccatttattGTATTGTTCAGTTGACGGAGGTTTATGTTTATTAAGcactctcctgtgcctgacttctctgccgcctgTACGCATTGCATTAcacatcaagactcttggaagaaggTTTTATCGACAGATgtataattgtttttgttttttttgtggtgAAGTGGTGAAGGGCGCTGCAGTGCcgagctgtgccaccagagactctgggttcgctcccaggctctgtcgcaaccggccgcgaccgggaggtccgtggggcggcgcacaattggcccagcaccatccgggttagggagtgcttggccggtagggatatctttgactcatcgcgcaccagcgactcctgtggcaggcgcagtgcacgctaaccaaggttgccaggtgcacggtgtttcctccgacacattggtgcggctttttcctccgacacattggtgcggctggcttccgggttggatgcgcgctgtgttaagaagcagtgcggcttggttgggttgtgtatcggaggacgcatgactttcaaccttcgtctctccggagcccgtacgggagttgtagcgatgagacaagatagtagctactaaaacaaattggacaccacgaaattggggagaaaaaggggtaaaaattcaaTAACAACATTGTTTTTTAGACGACATGGTCCCATTTCGCCTGGCAAAAACCACTGCATTCATCAGTAaaggggatgctttgctgcctcagaacctggacgacttgccttaatagaaggaaccatgagaTCTGCTCAGTAtaagagaattctacaggagaatgtcaggccatccgtctgtgagctgaagagagtcatgcagcaagacattgatccaaaacacacagtcaagtctacatgaaaatggttcaaaagaaacacatttgaagttttggaatgacCTCGTCAATGTCCAGACCTAATGATCCCAAtggagatgttgtggcaggacttcaAAGTTCATCCTTGAAAACTCGCTGAGTTTAAGCAGTTCTAGGTGGAAGACTGGGCCAAACATGCTCCACAGCGACGTGAAATACTGATCAACAACTTCAtaaaccagttattgagtgtaatgGGACAATTCATATTTAACACATGAACATTGGATGTtacataactttgtttatgaaataaatgaaataagtatgtaattgttgtgttatttgttcactcaggttcccttcaTCTAATattctcttttctttgaagatctgataacattcttCATCTTAAATCTGTAAAAGTTGAGAACATTAGAAAGGAGACAAATACTTTTTCTCAGCCCTGAATATCAACATCACTACAAATAACTCATTTACAGACATGATGTGTAATAAAACAACCAAGTCAAGAAAATTATCAAGAAAAACATCTCATGATAAAACACTATTAATGTTTATACATAAACAATTTAATTAATAAAACACATTGAATTAGGTTCAGAAAATACATCCCAGTACAGATAATTAATCTAAATAAAAAAGGAGAGAACATTTGACATAATTAGAGTTCTCTCTTTGTCATCAtactcttcttcatcttcttctcctcctcttctttcttggGAGACCCCTCTTCTTCCTTGTGGAAGACCTTCCCATCAGGCTGCTTTTTCCATGTCACTTTGGTGTCTGCAGGTAACCCCTGCTCCTTCAGCTTGTTCCTTATCTGGagaaacacaaagacacacagagacacacaatatTTCACTCTGTATCATAGAGGTGATCTGTAGAGTTTGCATCATTATTGAGTGGTTCTTCATGAACAGGGTAAAACTCACCTCTTGTAAGATGGAGTCCTGAGACACCCTTGAGAGTGGGGTCCTGAACAGCAGGATCGCTGATGTTCAGATGTTGATCCTTTGGGGTCATCTTCATTCTCACCACATGTCTCTTCAGTTGAGGTTTCTCAGTGGTCTCCACAGCTGGACCTACAAGATAATACAATCCCACAATGACAGTAGTGAATCATGGGGGAATTAGAATTATCTTGTCATCATTCTATTATTAAGACCAGGAGGAGAATGTTGTAACTTACCATAGCAGATGAAAGGATAGTTGAGGCCACAGGGATCATTTATCCATGGAGCATAATTATAATAGTCATAATAATCATAGTCATAATAATAACGATTAAAAGACACCAGAGTGCAGGTGTCTCCCTGATCTGTTGAAGGCCGTCCTGACAACCAGTTTCTGAATGAGGAGTCACTCTGGTCTGACCATCTCCAGGAGTCTAGAAACAGACCGATCCACACAGGAAGTCCCCTCAGTGATATCTTcttctctatctctgtgttctcagTCTGGTTCCTCACACTGACCAGGTCTGTGTGATACTGTCTGCAGTAACTCTGAGCATCTATCCAGGTCCTGTTCTCCTGAATTAAGACGTATGTTTGGTTGGTGACTTGTTTTCCTGCAAAAGTCAAATGTAATAATCAATACAAATATCCAATGAAACATCATCTACTGATCATCTATAGTACATGTTGTCATTGATTTGATAACAGATCAATAACTGATTAACAACTTAAAGCTCTCATGAGTCTATGTTTCAACTCAATGGCAGCTCCAGCACTTAGAACAGGCTTCATCATTAGTATGTGTACACTCACCATCATAACAGATGAAGTGATGCTGGTCATCACAGGAGGTGTTGTTCCACAGACCAGATGTACTCATTAAAGCACAGTTACCATTTTGGGGTGTTCCAGTGTCCCAGTTTCTGAActcagtctccccctctctgtagaaACGTCTGTCTGCCAGAGACCAGTGCCACTTCATGGAGTCTCCCTTCTTCAGTCCGATCCAGAACCAGTAATTAGAACTACTGACACTGGTCATCAGCCTGTTCAGGTCCTCCATGTCATCTACTGTAGCCAGATCAGTGTAATGTGCTCTGCAGTAACTCTGGGCATCAGTCCAGTTCATATTGTTGGTAATGAAGTGATACTGATGAAGACATGAGGAAGGTGTGTAGAATCCTGTGAACAGAATAATGATTAATGAGGGATATTTTCTCCATCACCTTCTCAACCCCAACCACACTATCTATGGATCtgttaacatacagtacacactggtgtgcaaacacacacacacacacacacacacacacacacacacacacacacacacgcatccataaacacacacacacacacacacacacacacacacacacgcatccataaacacacacacacagacacacacacacacacacatccataaacacagtttgtagagc from Oncorhynchus tshawytscha isolate Ot180627B unplaced genomic scaffold, Otsh_v2.0 Un_contig_10167_pilon_pilon, whole genome shotgun sequence includes the following:
- the LOC112247246 gene encoding macrophage mannose receptor 1-like (The sequence of the model RefSeq protein was modified relative to this genomic sequence to represent the inferred CDS: added 37 bases not found in genome assembly), which produces METLLYLTLLISGFYTPSSCLHQYHFITNNMNWTDAQSYCRAHYTDLATVDDMEDLNRLMTSVSSSNYWFWIGLKKGDSMKWHWSLADRRFYREGETEFRNWDTGTPQNGNCALMSTSGLWNNTSCDDQHHFICYDGKQVTNQTYVLIQENRTWIDAQSYCRQYHTDLVSVRNQTENTEIEKKISLRGLPVWIGLFLDSWRWSDQSDSSFRNWLSGRPSTDQGDTCTLVSFNRYYYDYDYYDYYNYAPWINDPCGLNYPFICYGPAVETTEKPQLKRHVVRMKMTPKDQHLNISDPAVQDPTLKGIRNKLKEQGLPADTKVTWKKQPDGKVFHKEEEGSPKKEEEEKKMKKTIFPLNFTLMETSLYLTLLISGFYTPSSCLICQYHVINIKKTWTDAQSYCRAHYTDLATVDDMEDLNRLMTSVSSSNYWFWIGLKKGDSMKWHWSLADRRFYREGETEFRNWDTGTPQNGNCVFMSTSGLWNNTSCDDQHHFICYDGKQDTNLTYVLIQENKAWIDAQSYCRQYHTDLVSVRNQTENTEIEKKMSLTGLPVWIGLFLDSWRWSDQSDSSFRNWHSGRPSTNQGDNCTLVSSHSYFYYSDYRYYSKWI